A window of Arcobacter acticola genomic DNA:
ATGGTCAAAATGCCTTAGCTCATACCCTTGAAGTTGCGCACTTAGCTGGATTAATTGCAGCGCAAATGGGTGGAGATGCAATACTAGCAAGACGAGCAGGTCTTTTACATGATATTGGAAAAGCCTTAACTCATGAAATGCCAGGTTCACATGTACACTTAGGTGCAGATATTTGTAGAAGATATGATGAGTGTGATACTGTAATAAATGGAATTTATGCTCACCATGGACATGAAGAACCTATAAATGTAGAATCAGCTTCTGTATGTGCAGCTGATGCATTAAGTGCGGCACGTCCAGGTGCTAGAAGAGAAGTACTTGAAAGTTTCTTAAAAAGAGTAGAAGAAGTTGAGAATATTTCTACTAGTAAATTAGGTGTTTTAAATGCTTATGCTATAAATGCGGGTAGAGAAGTTAGAGTTATTGTAAAAGCTGAACTTGTAAATGATGATGAAGCTATATTATTAGCAACTGAAATTGCAAAAGAAATTGAGCAAAAAGTACAATATCCAGGTGAAATAAAAGTAAATGTTATTAGAGAATTAAGAGCAGAAAGTTATGCTAGATAATCAAACAATTTTAGATAAAGGACTAGTTTATGGCAAGTGATAGACCAACTACAAAAATAATTGCAGGTAAGTATAAAGGAAAAATTTTAGAATTACCTTCTTTGGATGTAACAAGAAGTTCAAAAGCTAGATTAAAAGAGTCCTTATTTAATGTTTTACAGTTTGATATAATTGATAAAATTTTTATTGAATCATTTGCAGGAAGTGGTTCTATTGGATTAGAAGCTATTAGTCGAGGTGCAAAAAGAGCATATTTTATAGAAAAAGATAGAAACTCTTATCAAATTTTGTTAAAAAATTGTAAAGCTGTAGAAATGGAAAAATGTCAAACTGTGCAAGCAAATACTTTTGTTCAGACTCCATTAATTTTAGATTTTTTAAAATCTTCGAAAGATGAAATTGTTTTATATGTTGATCCTCCTTTTGATTATAGAGATGGAATGGATGATATATATGTACAATCATTTGATATGATAAGAAATATTGAATTAGATAATATTTTTATAGTAATAATTGAGCACGTAAGCTCACTTGAAATGCCAGAAGTTTTAGGAAGATTTACACTTAATAAAACTAAAACATTTGGTAAAAGTGCTCTTTCTTATTATTTTTATACACAAGAGTAAAATATATGTTTAAAGTAGCTTTATATCTCTTGATTACAGTTATTTTAACTATTTTTCTAATGCCTTTTTTTTATACGGTTTCTCCTTATCAGTTGGATCCCAGTAAAATATTAGAAGCTCCATCTTTAAGCCATCTATTTGGAACTGATAGACTAGGTAGAGATATGTTAGCTAGAGTATTGCAAGGCGGTCAAACTTCATTGATTATTGGTTTTCTTGCAGCTTCTATTTCTTCTATTCTTGGATTAGTTATAGGAATTACAGCTGGATATTTTAAGGGAAATGTTGATAGAACCATTACTATTGTAATTGATCTTTTTTTAACTTTTCCTACTTTCTTTTTATTGTTAGCATTGGTTTCTTATATACAAGCTTCTTCTTTGATTTTAATTATTGTTATTTCAATTACAGGTTGGATGGGAATGTCAAGATTAATTAGATCTGAGAGTTTTGCAATTGGAAATAAACCTTTCATAAAAATATTAAGATTATCTAATGTTTCTACATTTAAAATTATATTTAAATATTTTGCACCAATACTTGCTCCAATTTTTTTGATATCATTTACTTTTGGAGTAGGTGGTTCAATATTAGCAGAATCAGGACTTTCTTTTTTAGGACTTGGTATAAATGCTCCCCAAATGTCTTGGGGAAGTTTACTAAGTGATGGTAAGGCTGTTATTGATATTGCTTGGTGGGTTAGTTTTTTCCCTGGTTTAATGATATTTTTAATCACATTTTGTTTAATACAAATATCTGATTATCTTCAAGGTCTTGCAAACTCAAAAGAGATGATAAAAAATTAGATTTTATTTAATAATTTATCCATTAAAGAAGTAGAAAGAATTCTTTTTAAAAATCCTAAAATATAAGTAGCTTTTGTTACATAATATCTAGGCTTTGGTTTTTGTGTTTGCATGATTTTTAGCACTACATTTGCTACACTAGTAGCTGGAAGATTAAAAGGGGCATTGTTATCATTTGATTCAAGTCTAACTTTCAACTCTTTTTTATAAACTTCTTCGAAAAAACTTCCTTCTATTTGAATATTTTTATTGAATTTTATTAAAGCATTTTCTCTAAATTTTGATGTAACAGGCCCTGTATTTATAGTGCTAATAAAAATATTACTTCCTAATACTTCTTGTCTTAATGTATCAGTTATTCCTTCAATTGCATATTTACTTGCATTATATGCACCTCTATATTTTAAAGAGATGATTCCAAGAACAGAGCTGTGTTGGATGATTTTTCCAAAGCCTTGAGTTCTAAATATTTTCATCGCTTGTAAGGTAACTTCATGAAGTCCAAAGAAGTTTGTATCAAATTGTTCTTTAAGTGTATCAACACTTAAATCTTCTACAGCACCAGGTTGTCCATAGCCTGCGTTATTAAAAACTGCATCTAGTTTTATATCATTTTTTATAATAGTTTCAAAAGCATTTGAAATATCTTCTTTATTTTTAACATCTATTTGAAAAGTTTCAAAGCCTAAATCTTTTAACATTTGTACATCTTCTTCTTTTCTAGCACTTGCATAAACTTTATAATTATTTTCTTTTAGAGTAAGGGCTGTTTGTAATCCAATTCCTGAAGAACAACCCGTTATTAATATATTTTGCATAATTTTAATCCATTTTACTTTTTTGAAATGCTATTATAACTAAAAATATTTGTATAGAGATTTTAGGAAAGATATGACAAAAAGAGATAAAGAGATAAAAGAGCTTTTAGATAATGAAGTAAATCAACGAAATAATAATTTAGAATTAACATATGATAAGCCAGATCCACTTTTAGTAGCTAGTAGATATGATGATGAATTTATAATTCTTTTATGTGCTTTATTTGCCTATGGAAATGCAAGATTGATAGTAAAACTTTTAGATACATTTGAATTTTCATTACTTGAAAAAAGTGATGAAATGATAGATAAGGAATTAGACTCTTTTTATTATAGATTTCAAAACTCCCAAGATATAAAAACAATTTTTAAAACTTTTAAACGATTAAAACAAATAGATAGTTTAAATAGTATATTTGTAAATGCATATAAAAAAGAAAATAGCGTTTTAGAAGGAATAGATGCTTTAATTCAAACTATTCACAATATTGCAAACTATAAGTCACAAGGCTTTACTTTTTTAATTTCTAGCCCTTTTAAAAGAGATAAGCAAGGAATAATAAAAGAGTTGGGAAATGCTCCATATAAAAGATGGAATATGTACTTGCGTTGGATGGTAAGAGATGATAATTTAGATTTAGGACTTTGGCGTGGTGTTGATAAAAAAGATTTGATTTTACCTTTAGATACTCACACTTTTAAAGTTTCTCAAAAACTAGGACTTTTAGATAGACAAAGTTATGATTTAAAATCAGCACTTTTAATAACACAAAAACTTAAAGAGTTTGATAGTTTAGATCCTATTAAGTACGATTTTTCATTATATAGGATTGGACAGGAGAAGATTAAAATCTAATCATATAAATAGTATTTTAGGAAATATTTTATAAGCTAGCGTAATCATCGTTAGAAAGATATAATTTAATCACAAATAAATAAAGAAAGATTCTTTATTTACTTGCTTGATTTTCACTAGATAGTTTTCTTAATACAATAGAAGAACCAGTACAAGTGCAAGTATTATCTACCATTTCAGATGTTTCACCAATCTTAGAAACAATTTGCCATTTAGTATCTGTAGCTTCTTTTAATGTTGTGAATCCAGTACTTCTTTTATTGATACTTTTACATTTAGTAGAACAAAGTGTATCTACTCCTGTTTGTTTCCACGTATCAAAGAATGTCATTGTTGTTTGATCTTTTTTATCAAATAAAAGTCTAGTTTTTTGTTCTCTAGCTCTTTGTCTTTTTTCAATTTCTTCTCTTTCTTTTTTCCCATCTTCAAAACTTTCTTGACTTGGAGGTGTCGCTTGAAATTTTGGATTTGGTACTGAAGTGGGTGTTGAATCTACTGTTGTTTCTAAACTTGATTCAAATTCCATATCATTTTGTTTGTCTAAGTACTCTTTTTTTACTTTTTCATCTACACTAATAGAGAAATAACTATTAGTATTTTGACTTGCAATATGAGCAATAAAATAAGGTGCCTTATCTACTTCACAAATATAAGCTTTATTATTAGCATAAGCATTTACATAACTTCTATTAATAAAATGATCTATATAAACTAACTTACCCTTTTTATCTGAACAAAGTTTTCCGAATTTTAATAATAAGTCATTTCGATTTTGTTCTTGTGTAAATTTGTTTCTATATAGTTTTTGTCTAGAATCATATTCAAAAACTTTTGCATCATTTAGTACATTGTTGATATTTTCAACTTTTGGCTTTTCAACTTTTTTTACATTTTTAGGTGATTTATTTGCACATGCTGTAAATAATACAGCTGCTGCTGCGATAAACAATACTATTTTTAAAAATTTATTTATTTTCATTTTAGGTTAAATTTCCATCCCATTTTCTAAAGTTATTTTATTTCTTCCATTTTCTTTTGCTTGGTATAAAAGCATATCCGCTTTTTGTAGCGTATTTTCATATGAGTCATAACTACCTCTTAACGCAACACCTGCACTAAAAGTAACTTTTATTTTTTGACCTTTATATAAAAAGCTATTTTCCTGACTTTCTCATATGGACACACACTTTTTAACTATTTTTAATTGCATTATAAACTTGTTGTTGAATTTCATCAAATTTCAAGTAGACTAATTTTCCATTTGTTCTAAGTGCAAACATATGTTTAATTATATCTCTTAAAAGTTTTTGTGAGAATTTAAATTTAATATTATTTTCTTTAAGTTTTGAATCAAACTCTTTATAAATTGAGTATGATACAAATGAAATAAGAATATGAGCCTTTATTCTGGTTTCTAGCCTATGGTATATGGGTCTGATTTTAAGATCAGTTTTTGATATTCTAAATGCTTGTTCTACTGCATATTGATTATTATAGTGTTCTATAATTTCACTTGGTGTTAGTGTAAAATCATTTGTAATAAAACCTTTTATACCATCTAATTTTGAATCATTATCAACTTTTTGATTATTGATATTAAAAGTGATATCACATTTATGATCATCGATGTTAAGATATTTAGCATAGTATGATAGTTTTAAATCTTTTTTTGTGATAGATTTTGAGAATTCAATTTTTTTCTTTAATCTTTCAAGTGCTTTATCTCTATTATGTTTATCTTTCTTAGCTCTTGCCGTTGAATATGAAAGAACTAACCTTTGATTGATATTTATGGATTGTTTATTGTCATTCTCATCAGTATATGGTATATCTTTATTAAATTTAAGTGTATGAGTTACTCCATCATTTAAAAATATCAAGTTTGATATTTGCTCTTTTAAATCATTTGATATATTTTTTATTTTGGCTGCAAGGATATATTTATATCCATTATTTTCAAGATATACTAGATTATTATTGTTTAGCATTCCTCTATCAGCTACAACTACAGGTTTATTTTTTAATTGAAATTTATTTTGAAACTTTTTAAGTACATCAACTAAAGTATGTCCCTCATATTTATTACCCTCATAAACCTCAAAGCTTAATGGATATCCTTGTAGTGTTGTAAACAATCCCAGTTGTATCTGAGGACGTGCTAATTTACCCTCTTTACTAAATCCAATACGTCTAAGATCGTCTTCACTCTCAGATTCAAAGTACAGGGTTGTAACATCATAAAATGTAAATGCAATAGTTTGGTTCATTTTTGCATAAGTATGATCAAATACACATTTTTCAATTTGTAGTTTTAAATTCTCTTCATAAAGTGTATCTAAAAATCTATAGATAGCATTTTTATCTACACTCTCTTTTTTAAAATATTCAAGATAATCAATCAAATATAATTTACTACCAGGATACAGTAATCTTGATACAACAAGATTTTTAAACATCTGAAGTCTTTTACAATCCAAATCTACACTAGAACATCCCAATCGTTCAAATAATTTTCCATAGATTAATTCATCACCTATTGGTATTAAATCATTATTTCCAAGTTCTATGAATATTAACTCTTCATTTTTATTTTCATCAAATAAAGTAGGATACATTTGTTGACGCAGTTCTTCTAAACGTTTATTTGCAACATCTAAATAAATTTGTAAATCTAAATCATTTTTTACACAAGCAATAGTTTCTATAACCTTATATTTCCTATGAACTCTATCGATAATCTGAATACTGATTGTTCCACTACTATTTTTCTTCTGTCTAATATGTAAACTCATACTAAAATTGTAGCAGGTTTTAGACTATAGGACACACACTTTTATGAATTTTATAGTCTATAAAGCCCTTTAATAAGGGATATCACTTTTAGAAAAATTGATTTTTGATAAAAATGAGAAAGTCAGGTGGATTTGGTACTGAAGTGGGTGTTGAATCTACTGTTGTTTCTAAACTTGATTCAAATTCCATATCATTTTGTTTGTCTAAGTACTCTTTTTTTACTTTTTCATCTACACTAATAGAGAAATAACTATTAGTATTTTGACTTGCAATATGAGCAATAAAATAAGGTGCCTTATCTACTTCACAAATATAAGCTTTATTATTAGCATAAGCATTTACATAACTTCTATTAATAAAATGATCTATATAAACTAACTTACCCTTTTTATCTGAACAAAGTTTTCCGAATTTTAATAATAAGTCATTTCGATTTTGTTCTTGTGTAAATTTGTTTCTATATAGTTTTTGTCTAGAATCATATTCAAAAACTTTTGCATCATTTAGTACATTGTTGATATTTTCAACTTTTGGCTTTTCAACTTTTTTTACATTTTTAGGTGATTTATTTGCACATGCTGTAAATAATACAGCTGCTGCTGCGATAAACAATACTATTTTTAAAAATTTATTTATTTTCATTTTAGGTTAAATTTCCATCCCATTTTCTAAAGTTATTTTATTTCTTCCATTTTCTTTTGCTTGGTATAAAAGCATATCCGCTTTTTGTAGCGTATTTTCATATGAGTCATAACTACCTCTTAACGCAACACCTGCACTAAAAGTAACTTTTATTTTTTGACCTTTATATAAAAAGCTATTTTCAGTAACTATTGTTTTAATGCGTTTTAAGAACTGTAAAAGCTCCCTATTTAGATTAAAATGAATAATTGCAACAAATTCTTCTCCACCGTATCTTCCAACGATATCATGGTCTCTAATACTTTTATTTAATATCTTCCCAAAAGTTGATAAAACAACATCTCCACACTCATGTCCATAAGTATCATTTATTTTTTTAAAATGATCTAAATCAAAAAAAACAACAGCATATTGAGTATTTATTCTTACATAAGAACTTTCTATTCTTACTACTTCATCTGTAAAAGATTTTCTTGTTAAAAGACCGGTTAATGGATCTTTCATGTTTTCTATTTTTGTTTTATTTAATTCTTCTTCTAATGTTGTTATTTTTTCTTCTAATTCTTGAACTTTTGTCTTACCAGTTTCTAGTTTGCTAGTAACCGTATTCATCTCTTTTTCAATAGAAATAGCAGCAGTAACTAATTCATTTTGAAGTTTAGTCAGTTCTTCTAATCCATTGTCTCTTATATTTATTGATTCTATTCTTTCTTTTATGTTTAGAACAACTTTAGAACCAGAACCATTGCTTGAAATAGCATCATTTAAATATTCTTCCATAAGTAATACAAGTTTAGAAATATCAGAAGTTCTTTCTATTACAACTTTTTTATCTCTTTCAAATCTTTTATTTATAAATTCTTCAATTTTATCCTGAATTTCTTTTTTAAATAAAAGATTTACATCTTTTTCTATTTGTGTAAAGAGTTCATCAATTTCATCATTTGTTTTAGAACAAATTGAAGGAAGAACAGATTTTTTTATTAAAGAAGCCAATGTTTGAACATTTTGTGGATTTACTCTTTTTAGTAAAAGAGGTATTAACTTCAAAGGAGTATCAATGGCATTTGTATTTACAAACTCTTTTTCTTTTGTTGTTAATTGTTCTATAATGTCTTTAATATTTTCAATCATAATTAATTCCCTACACTATTAATTTTTATGCTAAAAGCTTTTTAACCATTTCATTTATTCTTTTTCCATCTGCAACACCTGCAAATTTTTTGCTTGCTGCTCCCATTACTTTTCCTATGTCTTTCATAGTTGTTGCCGCCGTTTGTGCTATGATTTCTTTCATTCCTGCTTCTAGTTCTTCATCACTTGCTTGTGCTGGAAGATATAACATAAAAACATCTATTTGTTCTTGCTCTTTTGCTACTAAATCATCTCTTGAAGCAGCAGAATATTGAGCTATTGCTTCTTCTCTTTGTTTGATACCTTTTTGGATTAACTTAATAACATCTTCATCATTAAGCTCTTTTCTCTCATCAACTTCAATTTGTTTAATCATTGTATTAATAGCTCTAATTGAGTCTCTTTTAACAACTTCTTTTTCTCTCATTGCAGTTTTTAAATCTTCTTTTAATTGCTCTTTTAAGCTCATATAAAATCCTTGTATTTATAATTAATTGGGTGATTATATCTATTTAAGAATTAAAGCTTTCTATTAACTCTTCTAACTCTAAAAATCTTTCAACTTTTGCTTCATAAATTTCTTTTGTTTCATCTAATTCTTTTGACATAGCAACAATTCCTTTTTGCTCATAGCACTTGGGATCCATTAAACAAGCATTTATTTCTTCTAGTTTTAGCTCTAGTTTTTCTAATTCTTCAGGTAACATATCATATTCTCTTTGGTCTTTATATGATAGTTTAGTTTGTTTTTTTACTGTTTGTACTACTTTTTGAGAGCTTGTTTCTTTTTCAATCTCTTTTTCAAATGATTCTAAATCTTTTATCTCTTTTTCTATTTCTAGGTATTCAGTATATGGTTGATGACTTTCCATAATTTGGGCATTTCCTTGGAATACAAAAAGTTTTTTAGCAATTTTATCTACAAAATATCTATCGTGAGATACAAATATTAATGCACCTTGAAAGTTTTGTAAATACTCTTCTAAAATATTAATTGTAGGAATATCCAAGTCATTTGTAGGTTCATCAAGAATCAAACAATCAACTTTTCTAGTAAAAAGTAGGGCAAGGGCAACTCTATTTTTTTCACCACCACTTAATGTTCCAACTTTTTTATCAAGATATTCTCTAGGAAATAAGAAATTCTTTAGATATCCAAAAACATGCATGTTTCTTCCATCATCTAAAATAACCCTGTCTCCACCATTTGGACAAAAAGTTTCTAAAAGATTTCTTTCATCATCTAAACTATCTCTTTGTTGGTCAAAATAGCCAATATCAAAATCACCTTTTTTAAATGCTCCACTATCAACTGTCATCTTTTCCATGAATATTTTTAGAAGTGTTGATTTTCCACTTCCATTAGGACCCACTATTGCAATAGTGTCTTTTTGTAAAATTCTAGTTGTAAAATTTTCAATAAGCTTTTTATCCCCAAGAGTTTTACAAATATCATCTAACTCATAAAGCATTTTCTTTTTATTTTTTTGATTATCATCAGTATTAAATGATTTTTGTTCCCTTTGTAACTCTAAACTCATTTTTCTAATTTGCGCAGGATTACTTCTAGCTTGTTTTTTTAAGTCAAAATACTCTGATTTTCTTCTTTCATTTCTTTTTCTTCTAGCAGTTACTCCTCGTTGCATCCAATGGGCTTCTCGTTTTACAAGTCTTAGAAGATTTTCATGGTCTTTTTGCATATTTTCTAGAAGCTGAGCTTTTTGTTCTAGATAAGAAGAGTATCCACCATTAAACTTTCTTAATACACCACCTTCAACTTCAACAACTGATGTTGCAATATTATCTATAAAGTATCTATCATGTGAGATGAAAAGCAGGGTGAAATTGTTTTTTAAAAGTAGTTGCTCTAAAAACTCAACCATATAAACATCAAGATGATTTGTAGGCTCATCTAAAAGTAAAACATCAGGTTTTTTAAGCAAAAGTCCAGCAAGACTAACACGACGCTGTTCCCCTCCACTTAGAAGATTTACATCTTTAAATTCATACTGTTTTAATTGAAATTCAACTAAAACACGCTCAATCATATTGTCTAAATCCCAAGCATTATGAAATTCTAAATAAGAAGCTAATTCACTTTGTTTTCGTATTAGTTCTTCATCTTCATAATTTGTTAACAATTTGTTCGTTATTGATTCATACTCATTTTTAGCAGATTTTAACTCAGCTAATTGCTCTTCAATTGCATCTCTTACAAGAAGATTTGCTTTAAATTTTGGTTGTTGATCTAGCATCTCAATTTTAAGAGATTTATCAATAGCCATTTCCCCGCTATCAGGTTCTGTGTCTTTCATAATTATTTTAAAAAGTGTAGATTTTCCTTGACCATTTTGTCCAATAACAGCAATTCTTTGCCCATGGTTTAAAGTAAAATTTGCATCTTTTAAAATAATCTTTGTATCGTATTGTTTTGAAATGTTTTGTAAGTCGATAAGAGCCATGGCTTCTCCTGATCCCATAAATAGGGGCTTGTAGTTTAAAATGTATAGATATGTTTTAACTAAAAGAAAGATAAATCATATCGTATAGTTGTATTATATGACATAATATATCTTATTTTAGAGAAACTATGTCCCATAATAGTATATCTATACATAAAATATATTGGTCTTATTCTTAATAAAGTGGCAATAGTATCGTTTTTTAGGTGATAATTGACTTAATGTTTAATATCTAATTAGAAGTCAATACAATGTGATATTATTTAAAATATAGAGCAAATGAAACAATAGAGTTTTTAAAGCAACTAAAAAATGTATCAATTATAGAAATAGAAAATGATGAATTAAAAAGTTTTGAACATTTAAGTATGAAAAAATCTTTTAATTTATTAAATAATAGAATAAAATCAATAATTTAAATAATATAGACAAAATATGTCTAAACTATCTTATACTATACAAATTGAAAAATAACAGTAATAAAGGCAATAAATGTCAACAACAAATCAAACAGCTAGAGTTCTTGAATTAATTAAAAGATTTAATAATGGTCAAAAAATATCTATAGAAGCATTATCAAATGAAGATTTATGGTTTGGAAAATCTGAAAAAACTATTAGAAGAGATTTAGA
This region includes:
- the rsmD gene encoding 16S rRNA (guanine(966)-N(2))-methyltransferase RsmD, with product MASDRPTTKIIAGKYKGKILELPSLDVTRSSKARLKESLFNVLQFDIIDKIFIESFAGSGSIGLEAISRGAKRAYFIEKDRNSYQILLKNCKAVEMEKCQTVQANTFVQTPLILDFLKSSKDEIVLYVDPPFDYRDGMDDIYVQSFDMIRNIELDNIFIVIIEHVSSLEMPEVLGRFTLNKTKTFGKSALSYYFYTQE
- a CDS encoding ABC transporter permease, which translates into the protein MFKVALYLLITVILTIFLMPFFYTVSPYQLDPSKILEAPSLSHLFGTDRLGRDMLARVLQGGQTSLIIGFLAASISSILGLVIGITAGYFKGNVDRTITIVIDLFLTFPTFFLLLALVSYIQASSLILIIVISITGWMGMSRLIRSESFAIGNKPFIKILRLSNVSTFKIIFKYFAPILAPIFLISFTFGVGGSILAESGLSFLGLGINAPQMSWGSLLSDGKAVIDIAWWVSFFPGLMIFLITFCLIQISDYLQGLANSKEMIKN
- a CDS encoding SDR family NAD(P)-dependent oxidoreductase, whose amino-acid sequence is MQNILITGCSSGIGLQTALTLKENNYKVYASARKEEDVQMLKDLGFETFQIDVKNKEDISNAFETIIKNDIKLDAVFNNAGYGQPGAVEDLSVDTLKEQFDTNFFGLHEVTLQAMKIFRTQGFGKIIQHSSVLGIISLKYRGAYNASKYAIEGITDTLRQEVLGSNIFISTINTGPVTSKFRENALIKFNKNIQIEGSFFEEVYKKELKVRLESNDNNAPFNLPATSVANVVLKIMQTQKPKPRYYVTKATYILGFLKRILSTSLMDKLLNKI
- a CDS encoding TIGR02757 family protein, coding for MTKRDKEIKELLDNEVNQRNNNLELTYDKPDPLLVASRYDDEFIILLCALFAYGNARLIVKLLDTFEFSLLEKSDEMIDKELDSFYYRFQNSQDIKTIFKTFKRLKQIDSLNSIFVNAYKKENSVLEGIDALIQTIHNIANYKSQGFTFLISSPFKRDKQGIIKELGNAPYKRWNMYLRWMVRDDNLDLGLWRGVDKKDLILPLDTHTFKVSQKLGLLDRQSYDLKSALLITQKLKEFDSLDPIKYDFSLYRIGQEKIKI
- a CDS encoding IS1634 family transposase gives rise to the protein MSLHIRQKKNSSGTISIQIIDRVHRKYKVIETIACVKNDLDLQIYLDVANKRLEELRQQMYPTLFDENKNEELIFIELGNNDLIPIGDELIYGKLFERLGCSSVDLDCKRLQMFKNLVVSRLLYPGSKLYLIDYLEYFKKESVDKNAIYRFLDTLYEENLKLQIEKCVFDHTYAKMNQTIAFTFYDVTTLYFESESEDDLRRIGFSKEGKLARPQIQLGLFTTLQGYPLSFEVYEGNKYEGHTLVDVLKKFQNKFQLKNKPVVVADRGMLNNNNLVYLENNGYKYILAAKIKNISNDLKEQISNLIFLNDGVTHTLKFNKDIPYTDENDNKQSININQRLVLSYSTARAKKDKHNRDKALERLKKKIEFSKSITKKDLKLSYYAKYLNIDDHKCDITFNINNQKVDNDSKLDGIKGFITNDFTLTPSEIIEHYNNQYAVEQAFRISKTDLKIRPIYHRLETRIKAHILISFVSYSIYKEFDSKLKENNIKFKFSQKLLRDIIKHMFALRTNGKLVYLKFDEIQQQVYNAIKNS
- a CDS encoding GGDEF domain-containing protein, which codes for MIENIKDIIEQLTTKEKEFVNTNAIDTPLKLIPLLLKRVNPQNVQTLASLIKKSVLPSICSKTNDEIDELFTQIEKDVNLLFKKEIQDKIEEFINKRFERDKKVVIERTSDISKLVLLMEEYLNDAISSNGSGSKVVLNIKERIESINIRDNGLEELTKLQNELVTAAISIEKEMNTVTSKLETGKTKVQELEEKITTLEEELNKTKIENMKDPLTGLLTRKSFTDEVVRIESSYVRINTQYAVVFFDLDHFKKINDTYGHECGDVVLSTFGKILNKSIRDHDIVGRYGGEEFVAIIHFNLNRELLQFLKRIKTIVTENSFLYKGQKIKVTFSAGVALRGSYDSYENTLQKADMLLYQAKENGRNKITLENGMEI
- a CDS encoding GatB/YqeY domain-containing protein, with amino-acid sequence MSLKEQLKEDLKTAMREKEVVKRDSIRAINTMIKQIEVDERKELNDEDVIKLIQKGIKQREEAIAQYSAASRDDLVAKEQEQIDVFMLYLPAQASDEELEAGMKEIIAQTAATTMKDIGKVMGAASKKFAGVADGKRINEMVKKLLA
- the abc-f gene encoding ribosomal protection-like ABC-F family protein: MALIDLQNISKQYDTKIILKDANFTLNHGQRIAVIGQNGQGKSTLFKIIMKDTEPDSGEMAIDKSLKIEMLDQQPKFKANLLVRDAIEEQLAELKSAKNEYESITNKLLTNYEDEELIRKQSELASYLEFHNAWDLDNMIERVLVEFQLKQYEFKDVNLLSGGEQRRVSLAGLLLKKPDVLLLDEPTNHLDVYMVEFLEQLLLKNNFTLLFISHDRYFIDNIATSVVEVEGGVLRKFNGGYSSYLEQKAQLLENMQKDHENLLRLVKREAHWMQRGVTARRKRNERRKSEYFDLKKQARSNPAQIRKMSLELQREQKSFNTDDNQKNKKKMLYELDDICKTLGDKKLIENFTTRILQKDTIAIVGPNGSGKSTLLKIFMEKMTVDSGAFKKGDFDIGYFDQQRDSLDDERNLLETFCPNGGDRVILDDGRNMHVFGYLKNFLFPREYLDKKVGTLSGGEKNRVALALLFTRKVDCLILDEPTNDLDIPTINILEEYLQNFQGALIFVSHDRYFVDKIAKKLFVFQGNAQIMESHQPYTEYLEIEKEIKDLESFEKEIEKETSSQKVVQTVKKQTKLSYKDQREYDMLPEELEKLELKLEEINACLMDPKCYEQKGIVAMSKELDETKEIYEAKVERFLELEELIESFNS